GGTGCGCTTGACGGTGTCGCCTTCCTTGATGTCGCGGTCGGAGCCGAAGATCACGACGCCCACGTTGTCGTTTTCCAGGTTCAGGGCCATGCCCTGAATGCCGCCGGGGAATTCGACCATCTCACCGGCTTGCACATTGTCGAGGCCGTAGACGCGCGCGATACCATCGCCCACCGACAAGACGCGGCCCACTTCGGCCACTTCCGCTTCCTGACCAAAGTTCTTGATCTGGTCTTTCAGGATCGCAGAAATCTCTGCTGCTTGGATACCCATTTATCCGACCTCTTTCATTGCATTCTGGAGGGAAGCGAGCTTGGAGCGGATCGACGTGTCGATCATCTTCGAGCCCACTTTAACGATCAAACCGCCGATGAGACTTTCATCGACGGAAGCATTGATGGTGACGTCCTTGCCCATGCGGGCCTTCAGCGTCTTGGCAAGCTTGTCGCTTTGCGTTTTGGTCAGCGCCTTGGCACTGGTCACGTCCGCGGTCACTTCGCCCTTGTCTTCGGCGATGACATCGCGCAGCGCCTGCACCAGCTGTGGCAAAACGAACAGACGACGCTTTTCGGCCATCAGGGCCAGCGTGTTTGTCATCAGGTCTGTCAGCTTGGCTTTCTTGGCAATGGCGGTGATTGCGGCGGCCTGCTCTTCCCGGCTGTAGATGGGCGAGTGTATCAGGGCGTTGAAATCACTGCTGTCGGCCATGGCCTCAGTCAGTGTCGCGATGTCGCCTTCGAGGTTCTTTACGGCTTTGCCGTCCTTGGCAAGTTCATAGACAGCCGTAGCATAGCGCGCCGCGATGCCTGTGGAGATCGAAGCTGGTTCGGACACGTCCACCCTTTCGATGTCTTGGCCCGGGAGGATTGCACACGGGAAGTGTGGCCCGGGGTGTTGGACCGCCCTGATTTTGGCCAAGGCGTGAAAATCAGGGGGGATGTAGCAGAGGGTTTGCCACCCCGCAACATATGTTCGCGAACAGGCAATCGAGTGGTTATTGAGCCTTTTCAATTGGTTAACAAAACTGCGACCTATTGGCCCGCCGAAACTGCAAGAATTCTGTCACAAAACGCGCCCGATTGCGGGCGATTCCTCGCATTTTGCGTGCCCAGTACGTCCGGCGTCGCGAACGCATCTTAATATCGCGCGAGTCCTGCAACCGTTTCAACGTTGGCAACAGTTCAACCGCAAGAGTTGACTCTAAAGCGCGTCATTGTGCACATATCTCTCAGGTCTCAGCATTTTTTTAAGGAACGTGAAATGGGCCCATTGGCTTTACTGGCTTTGCTGACCGGCACCTTTGTTCTTGGTGCAGTCGTAGACAATGACACATCGCCCGCTACGGATGACACGACGCCGGAACCCGAAGATCCGGACCCGATCATCGAGCCGTCAGACCCTGATGTCCCGGCCGAACCGGACGTCGGTGCATCCTTTATGTTTGATGAGACCACAAACGCCGTCAGCATCGATGTCGGCGAG
The DNA window shown above is from uncultured Tateyamaria sp. and carries:
- a CDS encoding F0F1 ATP synthase subunit delta codes for the protein MSEPASISTGIAARYATAVYELAKDGKAVKNLEGDIATLTEAMADSSDFNALIHSPIYSREEQAAAITAIAKKAKLTDLMTNTLALMAEKRRLFVLPQLVQALRDVIAEDKGEVTADVTSAKALTKTQSDKLAKTLKARMGKDVTINASVDESLIGGLIVKVGSKMIDTSIRSKLASLQNAMKEVG